Proteins found in one Physeter macrocephalus isolate SW-GA chromosome 17, ASM283717v5, whole genome shotgun sequence genomic segment:
- the BCKDHA gene encoding 2-oxoisovalerate dehydrogenase subunit alpha, mitochondrial yields the protein MGVSSPAFSPQHSQRQQQHFSSLDDKPQFPGASAEFIDKLEFIQPNVISGIPIYRVMDRQGQIINPSEDPHLPQEKVLKFYKTMTLLNTMDRILYESQRQGRISFYMTNYGEEGTHVGSAAALDNTDLVFGQYREAGVLMYRNYPLELFMAQCYGNVSDLGKGRQMPVHYGCRERHFVTISSPLATQIPQAVGAAYAAKRANANRVIICYFGEGAASEGDAHAGFNFAATLECPIIFFCRNNGYAISTPTSEQYRGDGIAARGPGYGILSIRVDGNDVFAVYNATKEARRRAVAENQPFLIEAMTYRIGHHSTSDDSSAYRSVDEVNYWDKQDHPISRLRQYLQSRGWWDDEQEKAWRKQSRRKVMEAFEQAERKLKPSPSLLFSDVYQEMPTQLRKQQESLARHLQTYGEHYPLDHFEK from the exons ATGGGTGTCTCCTCCCCCGCCTTCTCTCCCCAGCATTCCCAGAGGCAGCAACAGCACTTCTCGTCCCTGGATGACAAGCCCCAGTTCCCAGGGGCCTCAGCGGAGTTTATAGACAAGCTAGAGTTCATCCAGCCCAATGTCATCTCTGGGATCCCCATCTACCGCGTCATGGACCGGCAGGGCCAGATCATCAACCCCAGCGAGGATCCCCAC CTGCCCCAGGAGAAGGTGCTCAAGTTCTACAAGACCATGACGCTGCTCAACACCATGGACCGCATCCTCTATGAGTCCCAGAGACAG ggccggATATCCTTCTACATGACCAACTATGGTGAGGAGGGGACGCACGTGGGGAGTGCAGCAGCCCTGGACAACACGGACCTGGTGTTTGGCCAGTACCGGGAGGCAG GTGTGCTCATGTACCGGAACTACCCCCTGGAACTGTTCATGGCCCAGTGCTACGGCAACGTGAGCGACCTGGGCAAGGGGCGCCAGATGCCCGTCCACTATGGCTGCAGGGAGCGCCATTTCGTCACCATCTCCTCTCCACTGGCCACGCAGATCCCTCAGG CGGTGGGGGCAGCCTACGCGGCCAAGCGGGCCAATGCCAACAGGGTCATCATCTGTTACTTCGGAGAGGGCGCGGCCAGCGAGGGGGACGCCCACGCCGGCTTCAACTTCGCTGCCACCCTCGAGTGCCCCATCATCTTCTTCTGCCGGAACAACGGCTATGCCATCTCGACGCCCACCTCCGAGCAGTACCGCGGGGATGGCATCG CGGCTCGAGGCCCCGGATACGGCATCCTGTCCATCCGCGTGGACGGCAATGATGTGTTTGCTGTATACAACGCCACCAAGGAGGCCCGGCGGCGGGCCGTGGCGGAGAACCAGCCCTTCCTCATTGAGGCCATGACCTACAG GATTGGGCACCACAGCACCAGTGACGACAGCTCGGCGTACCGCTCAGTGGATGAGGTCAATTACTGGGACAAGCAGGACCACCCCATCTCCCGGCTGAGGCAGTACCTGCAGAGCCGTGGCTGGTGGGACGACGAGCAGGAGAAGGCCTGGAGGAAGCAGTCCCGcaggaag GTGATGGAGGCCTTTGAGCAGGCCGAGCGGAAGCTGAAGCCCAGCCCCAGCCTTCTCTTCTCAGATGTGTATCAGGAGATGCCTACCCAGCTCCGCAAGCAGCAGGAGTCTTTGGCCCGTCACCTCCAGACCTACGGGGAACACTACCCCTTGGATCACTTCGAGAAGTGA
- the B3GNT8 gene encoding UDP-GlcNAc:betaGal beta-1,3-N-acetylglucosaminyltransferase 8 produces the protein MRCPKCLLCLSALLTLLGLKVYIEWTSEPRLGKAYPEPRSTPPGPTPASPEPTLPANLSARLGQTDPLPSAYWNQQQWRLGTLPGGDSTEAGGCRAWGAAAAAEIPDFASYPEDLRHFLLSAACRSFPRWLPRGAGGQVASCEDPDVPYLLLAVKSEPGRFAERQAVRETWGRPAPGVRLLFLLGSPESEGRPDLGSLVAWESRRYSDLLLWDFLDVPFNQTLKDLLLLAWLGRHCPSVSFILQAQDDAFVHTPALLDHLRALPPSAARGLYLGEVFTQAKPLRKPGGPFYVPGSFFEGGYPAYASGGGYVIAGRLAPWLLRAAARVAPFPFDDVYTGLCFQALGLAPRTHKGFLTAWPADRTADPCAFRDLLLVRPLSPQDSIRLWKQLRDPQLQC, from the coding sequence ATGCGCTGCCCCAAGTGCCTTCTCTGCCTGTCAGCACTGCTCACACTCCTGGGCCTCAAAGTGTACATCGAGTGGACGTCCGAGCCCCGGCTGGGTAAGGCCTACCCGGAACCCCGCAGCACCCCACCAGGCCCCACGCCAGCCAGCCCCGAGCCCACCCTGCCGGCTAACCTCTCGGCCCGTCTGGGCCAGACTGACCCGCTTCCCTCGGCTTACTGGAACCAGCAGCAGTGGCGGCTGGGGACCCTGCCCGGTGGGGACAGCACTGAAGCGGGGGGCTGCCGCGCTTGGGGAGCTGCCGCCGCGGCTGAGATCCCCGACTTCGCCTCCTACCCCGAGGACCTCCGCCACTTCCTGCTGTCGGCAGCCTGCCGGAGCTTCCCGCGGTGGCTGCCCAGGGGTGCTGGTGGCCAGGTGGCCAGCTGCGAGGATCCCGATGTCCCCTACCTGCTGTTGGCCGTCAAGTCGGAACCAGGGCGCTTTGCGGAACGACAGGCCGTGAGGGAGACGTGGGGCAGGCCGGCTCCCGGGGTCCGGCTGCTCTTCCTGCTGGGGTCCCCAGAGAGTGAGGGGAGGCCTGACCTAGGCTCCCTGGTGGCCTGGGAGAGCCGCCGCTACAGCGACCTGCTGCTCTGGGACTTCCTTGATGTCCCCTTCAACCAGACGCTGAAGGACCTGCTGCTGCTAGCCTGGCTGGGCCGCCACTGCCCCAGCGTGAGCTTCATCCTGCAAGCCCAGGATGACGCCTTCGTGCACACCCCCGCCCTTCTGGACCACCTGCGGGCCCTGCCGCCCAGCGCAGCCCGTGGCCTCTATCTGGGTGAGGTCTTCACCCAGGCCAAGCCCCTCCGGAAGCCTGGAGGACCCTTCTACGTGCCTGGGTCCTTCTTTGAAGGCGGCTACCCAGCCTACGCAAGTGGGGGCGGCTACGTCATCGCGGGCCGCTTGGCACCCTGGCTGCTGCGGGCGGCGGCCCGCGTGGCCCCCTTCCCCTTCGACGATGTCTACACCGGCCTGTGCTTCCAAGCCCTGGGCCTGGCCCCCAGGACCCACAAAGGCTTCCTCACGGCCTGGCCGGCAGACCGCACTGCTGACCCCTGTGCTTTCCGTGACCTGCTGCTGGTGCGGCCCCTCAGCCCCCAGGACAGCATCCGGCTCTGGAAACAGCTGCGGGACCCTCAGCTCCAGTGCTGA